CCTACAGCGCCTTACGTGGACACTTTTATGGTATTCctcttggattaaaaaaaaaaaaggattttctcaattttctcttaaaaaaagagttttcaCAATCAGGAGTTAAACATAGAAAGCATTTCCATTTCTAATGTGACGGTTTAGCTTAAAATAATCGGAAGTCAGTCAATTGTGAAGTGACGTTTGGAGAAAGGTGAAGAGTAAAATGCAACTCACTGTACTCAGGTCCTCAGTGCAGGATGCAGGATGAAGGCTCGACGCCAAACGCGACAGAGTGCTCAGAGTTGGTGGATGACActgatgaggaggatgaggatgatggaGAAGATGGTGAGGAActtactcctcctcctccttgacacccgccacccccaccccaccagttTGAGCATGACACCTGGGCCTGGAACGGGACCACCAGACTGGGCTACTTGGTCCAAATTTGGCAGCAACACAAAAATTCCATTCAGCATTCAGGAAAAGACAGGAAGGAGGCAAACAATAGTGCTCAAGAGCCATTTTTGATTTTCACTATTaataactataataataataatcataataatacattttatttgtgggagcCTTTCTAGatactcaaggacaccttacaacaagcagttaaaatcacgaatacaatgttaaaaacattaaaaaaataagaaaaaaatacaacaaaaataaatgaataaaaataattgctttatggtccgagtgaaaaggcttgtctaaacagaagtgttttgaggctggatttgaaatgtgttaatgagtctgtattacgaaggtcagcggggagtgtgttccagagctggggagcagagcgactgaaggctctgtttcccatggtgacgaggcaagCAGGGGggccagaggaggaggaacgaactACTACCCTTATTTTAATAATTAAGATTCATATTTTGCCTGACAACATTAGTGCTCAAgaggcaaaacatttttttattttcacaattaataattactattattattttcataattaATATTCATATAGTGTCTGCCAAGGGACATGGATACTGGGAGATAGCTGGGGGTCAATTAAAACGGACCAACGGGCTGGGCTATGTCAATTATACATAAGATCAAAAATAAGAGTTCATTTGAAAACTGAAGGCATAATACATTCTTTTCatgaaatcattaaaaaatacattcatttttgtggttattttgtAGCTGAAAGATGCCGTTGACCGGTTgacacgtccacctcacagtgcagaggtgcagggtttgattcccacTGAGTTTGTGTGTCCCCCCGTGCCCTTTCGGAAGTCCAATGTGCGGGTCTCTGTCCCCCTCCTCCAACTCAGGTGATTTAAATGATCAAGGTCTGAAGCAGACAGATGACAACCTTCAATATTGGTGTGGGCGAAGAGATAGTGTACATCGAAAACAAGTACAACAGCGGGCCTCAAGGTCCAATTTCAATCAAGTAACCCAGGTGGGACTTGAACCCACAATCCCCAGCTGGGGAGGCTGAtgccttatccattaggccactgggTTCACATGCCAAAGCTGTCTAAAATTCCAGGAAAGACAGTTCTTTATTCTGCCATGTAAAATCCTGATCAtccaaaagttttaaaaaaattgtcacccctccgtgagccgtcaccttactgtggtggaggggtttgcgtgttccaatgatcctaggagctaagttgtctggggctttatgcccctggcagggtcacccatggcaaacaggttctaggtgaggggccagacaaagcacggctcatagaccctaatgatgaatacaatagatggaccaaagtttcggtgcagcgtctgctgtgatgcggacgttgtatcggtctgtcgtggtgaagaaggagctgagccaaagggcgaagctctcaatttaccggtcgatctacgtcccaaccctcacctatggtcacgagctatgggtcgtgaccgaaagaacgagatcacggttacaagcggctgaaatgagttttctccgcagggtgtccgggctctcccttagagataaggtgagaagctcggtcatccgggaggggctcagagtcgagccgcttctcctccatatcgaaaggagccagatgaggtggcttgggcatcttattcggatgcctcctgagcgcctccccggtgaggtgttccggtcatgccccactgggaggagaccccgaggaagacccaggacacgctggagagactatgtcacccagcttgcctgggaacgactcgggatcccccggggagagctggacgaagtagctagggagagggaagtctgggcttccctgctaaagctgttgcccccgcgacccggccccggataagcggtagatgatggatggatggatgtttcagtGTGATGCTATTGCATTCTTAAATTCATCCATTAACTGATAATAtggtatggttgttcgtctatgtgtgccccgcgattgggaggcaaccagttcagggtgtaccccgcctatttcccaatgacagctgagataggctccaacacgcctgtgacccttgtgaggataaacggattagaagatggatggatggatttacaaTACATCTATTCGGCAATTTTATTCGATCACCAAATACAATCATCAAAAAGTGAATACATTTTAAGTTATCAATATTATGAAATACATCATGTTAGTCTGCGATTagttggcaaccatttcagggtgtccctcacctaatgcccgaagacagctaggctCCAGTAAAACCACGACCCTTCTAAGGATAAAAACATTAAATGGATGGACAACATGCTGGTGGGGTGTTCAAAGTGTCAAATTGATTAAAAACCTATTTCAGTGTTATTGGCATGATTCACTCGATCCTGTTGGTGTTTTTAATGTGCTTCTGAAGAAAAATATTATTTGATAGAATTCCGCCGGAACAGGTGAACCCGGAAGTGATCCTGATAGCGACGAGAGGCGACCTCGTCCTTTTCCGCGGTCTGTGTCGTTCCTAGGTCGACCATTTGATACCACTTCGTCCCTTTTTACTGTTTTTACTTTTCCAAATGCATCGTGCGTTTCTTCCTAACAAGCTACGTCACCTGTACGGGCTATTGACCGCATTTGATTGACTTCCGCCTCAATTTGTGAACGAATAAGTTACTTTGCGACGTCAAAAAAGGCGGGCTCGTCTTCTTCCGCGTTCTTTATCGCTGCTATGACGACCATTCCAAACGACGCCCTGGACGGCGAAATTCCCATCAAGTTACAACTGCCATGTCGGCCCCACCGGAGCACACCTACGACCCTGACGACAACGATGCCCTGACCGTGTTCAGCGGCTCCTCTCCGGAGGACGTGTCCCACGCACGGCAGCTGTGGAACTCCTTGTGCATGCCTACGCCGTTCGAGTCCCGACTGGTGTCGGCGGACATCCCGCAAAGGTTGCCCGTGTCTCGGCCAGAGCGTAGCGGCCACTTGGAACCGCGCCGCATCGAGCCGCCCAACCTGAACGACGCGCAGCagcgggaggaggagaggaagcgcTACCTGGCCATGGCCGCCCAGAGGAAAGAGACGCTGGCCCTGCTTCGGCGGCAGAGGGAGCAGAGAATCCAGAAGGAACTGCTCTCTGCGGCCTTCAAACCCAAAACGCCTCGAGACAAGGCGCCGAAAGAGAACACGAACGAGCTGGAGATGGAAAAGGAGATGGTTAGTCAGTTGGACTGAACCGCGCAGGTCAGACGCCCTGAACGCAACGTACGACACTTTCTACTTTAATAACCTTGATGACAGGACGCACTATACCACACTAAAGTTAACAAGAACACAGTACAAtgatttcctgaacgcaacacctAAACGATGTTATTGGAATAGGCCAATGCACCATATGACACACAGTACTTGGAGACCCTGAACGCACCACATCGCACAAGTCAACAGTATAGGGATAAAATACGGGAAGATCTGAACGCACGATGATCAACTTTCAAGTCTTTAAAGGAAACTAAAAATTAGCTCATTATTACTCTAACAAGTCTTTAGTGAGTATAATTGATGTTTTAAAGGAATAATACAAACCCTACGCACAATCTTTTGATTGTCTGCTAACACTGAATAGGAAAATGAACCTTTATACTTGATTTATGacatcaataaaaaaatgaataacttAATATGACTACAGTACTCGAATGCCTCACAATTTACAGTCAATGTGACTTGTTTGTTCTAATTAGTTTTATAAACTTCTGGGTTACATCATAGTTGATAGTAGGTTACAAAGGAATGCTTCTGTTCCTGGCATGAGCCGTCATGATTTTGAACTTGTTGCCATAATAGGATAAGACGCGACTGACTTGACTGTTGACTCAAGCTCACCGAGCTTCTTGACTGCTTAAATATTTCCAGCCCTGAGTTATCTTTCACCCAAAGTTGGCCAGGAGAAAGTTCCAAAACAAAGTATTTGAGCCATTTTCCAAGTTCAGGCTGATTCTGCGGATGAGGAGGCACACACGTGGGAGGGTAGGAGGTCCAAATATGCTCCAAATTCCTACTCCACCATGCTCACGAGACATGTACAACATCCAGTTGGCTTATACAGTTTGCTTATACAGCGCTGGGTAGTAaccaaataaaagtaaaattcaAAAGGGGGTGTTTGTgggtcccccacccccaatttaaaaaaaaacactttttgttacATTGTACCGATAATTTGCCTCGCGCTGCTGACCTGTTGGCTTGAATTTCAGGAGCTTTGctattttacaatacaaacatttgtggaaaaaaataagtccCATCTCTTGTTGGATAATAATTGGGTATAAGATTAGCAAAAAGTAGCAGAGCGAATGGGCCAGGTGAGATTATTCTGATGCAATGTGGAATTAGCAACATTTCTACTCAACAGGTACAGTATGTTTGTcatctcaatttgatttttaactgACTATACATTCTTCTCCCGAAAAACATGAAACTGACAGCATTTTGTGTGAATGTAACACACAATTGCAAATGAGTCATGCTAACGATGTAGCAGCTATGGCTAAAGTTTGGCTTGTTTATGATGCTTAATTCGAATTTCGTATTTCTAGCgctgttattttcattttttgcttttgtacttAAGTATTGTACATTTCAGAGTCTAGTCTTTAACCGAAGTAAATAAATTGAGTGACTCTATAAATGttctttcttatttatttttttaacacaagtgGCTGGGTGTACTTAATACTTTGGTACAGACGAGAGAGTGAgtactagtgatgtgtcgttcgcgaacgagctttgaagtgaacgatgggagccggctcctcattggagAGCCGGAAGCggagggttacacacgcacgcgcacacgcacacacgctgcagtttagagaagggggaggggttaaagaagagacacacacagcagcacactgagcagcacgcgaacaagacagacgaggagatgAGAGAGccagttagtgaaaaaaacaacacggtggaaagtgcaaaggtgagaaaatggatagaaaacgcagtgaaatatggactcatttcaatttaattgatagttcaaaggcagcgtgtagactatGCAAGGTttaaatatcccatagatcaggctccacaaataacctgcacaggcacatcagaaatatccacccatcagtgcaatttgaagagaaaagacaagcaagggaaccagctattaatgaagttgctagtgtgtctgcaactgttgctgctactgcaatgtcacaactgcctggatgtacaacccagagctctatgagccactttatgcaaaaagctataaaaccagcaaaacagaacacaattgatgaggaactgggtaaaatgattgcaagggattttcatccattttgtgttggctgtgtgttgtcgcatcATCTGTCccatcagagagaatcttctccaaaacagtcaagtcaacagtatttatagagcactttcaaacagccatcgctgcatacaaagtgctgtacatggagcgatttaacatacacaataaacagtaagacgaaatggtaataaaggcggtagaaaacagggcaaatatttatatatatatatatatatattaacagagagagaaagatcaacccctcaaagctgaggcacttggtttttcctcatgccaatcttcgctaaagacaagctaaaacctttacctggatgctgcttttttctttttgttttacaaattttaatttatgatttcattcattcatcttccgagccgcttgatcctcactagggtcgcggggggtgctggagcctatcccagctgtcttcgggcagtaggcggaggacaccctgaatcggttgccagccaatcgcagggcacacagaaatgaacaaccattcacactcacacctagggacaatttagagtgttcaatcagcctgccacgcatgtttttggaatgtgggaggaaaccggagcacccggagaaaacccacgcaggcccagggagaacatgcaaactccacacaggaaggcaggagctggaatcgaacccgatacctctgcactgtgaagccgacgtgctaaccactgggctactgggccgcccactgggctactgggccacctaaatttataatttgttgtgtggtattcaaagcttacttatactgttttactgtaaatagttaaaagcttataaatatacacattcagagattggaactttttgacgaccttgttttgagatgggtctttgtactttgtttttatttttgtagcactccttgttgagtatgttcagaagaatataaataaagccatataaataataaatatttgatataatgtctattttttgcattagtacttaattttacacataatattacgttattaaggcggcccggtagtccagtggttagcacgtcggcttcacagtgcggaggtaccgggttcaattccagctccggcctccctgtgtggagtttgcgtgttctccccgggcctgcgtgggttttctccgggtgctccggtttcctcccacattccaaaaatgtgcatggcaggctgattggacgctctgattggacgctctaaattgtccctaggtgtgagtgtgagtgtgaatggttgttcgtctctgtgtgccctgcgattggctggcaaccgattcagggtgtcccccgcctactgcccggagacggctgggatgggctccagcaccccccgcgacccgagtgaggatcaagcggtacggaagatgaatgaatgaatattacgttattaaattaatttaagcaacaaaaaaaccgaggagccatttgggagccgaaagagccggctctttttagggagccgatccaaaggagccggctctctaaaaggagccggaattcccatcactagtgagtacttttgccacctctgataTTTATATAACATTTGCCCAATAGCATAATTGCCGAAGTCATTTTTAAACGTACTGTGACAATATTGATACTATTACGAATGTGCTttcaatatataaatatatttttccttTATCTGTGTCAATGCTCAGCCGTGGGGGTCGTGGTAATCGGCAAAGGTTGAGTCGAGGCAACTTGGTGGTAAACTGAACACCTTACACTTTTCCGGCCATGGATATTTCACGTTTTCAATTTAGGGTTTCGGGTTTaggtttttaaatgtaaatttgaTACTACCACTACTTCTGAAAGTATGAACGGTACTTTGACCAATTCAAAATACCGCAATTGTGTCAAACGTATTTGACACGATGGACGGATCCACAAAAGCTTTTGTAATGTCGTAACTTGAACATAAGAGGGCAGCAGTTCTTCACAAAGCAGCATCAGAACCACTGACTACAATATCCATATTTAATAATCTTCATAACATCTTCTGCCTTCCCTTTGGAATAAGAAATGAAATGCTGAAAAATATCCTTTCTGTAAAGTAAATACGATCCTCTTCTATTCATCGTATTAATTTGTCTTGAGCTGATTTGTGCATGTATTGATCATGAATTAATTGATGTGGCAATGCTCGTTTGAGGGTaattaatacaaataaatgaagaGAGTGTCTTAAGATGATGCAACATGGCAGTAATAATCACACAATTGAGCGTGTCCCAAACTTGAGATTTTGGAGGCGTCTGAATATTCAGATAGGTTTAGTGGGACGCTCTGAATTTTCCCAACTCTCAAGAGCTGCTTTTGAGACGGGGTTAGGGTTGAAATTAAAGTTTAAAGCCTGTAATAGGATCTCGAGGGTTGCAGTTAAGACAGCGTTAGTTTTAATTTAATGTTTGAAGGCAAGCTGGTGTAACTGCTTACTACACTCTTGGGTTAATGGATTGGTTTTGAGTGTCACAGCTGGGGGGCAAAATCGTCATACACTACTATTGTGTCTCCACAAACCAGTGTAAAACAAGAGTGCAAATACACAAGCGGCTGCAGTAAAAGCAACATGCTGACTGATTTTACGGCACCCTGGGGGTGGTGGTCTTGTAAAAAGTCTCTTTGCAAGAACAAGTGGCATGGCGGACACTGACGACTTTCAAGCAACCTTTGCCAGCCTCGCcaccattttgtttcttttatagTCCACTCTGGAAAATTAGCACAAGAATGTCCGCTTCAAACCAACATGGCTTACTTCCCATTCAATTTTGGCCATGGGTCCTCGAGACTTTTAGGGCGTCCTCAACtaatattttgggtttttttctcttttttttccccccgggaTTCCTTCacttgtttccttttttcacGGAAAACGCAATTTGTTTTTCTAAACCTCCAGCTGAGAGGATTTCCCGAAAATTACTTCAAAATGGATGGCTTCTTGTTCAATTTTGGTCAACAGTccaggagactttttttttgtttttgcctgtcTTGTTATGATCAATATCTCCACACAATTATGTGTTAATTGGAGGAATTGTTCCTATTTTTTCAGGTGAGCGACTGAAGGAATTTTCCCAAAATGCCCGACTTGCTGTTCACTTTCAGTCAAGTttccttgtgtattttattatttttttaatattcaaggGAGCGTGAGTGACTTTAATAATAGTCATGGCAACCCAATTTAGCGCGGCTGGTGAAACTGGTGTCGGGGGCTCAGCTTCTATTCATACTTCCATTTGTTGCACTTGTTATTGGAGTCGTAAAGCGCTTGCCACCTCTTGCATCATCACGACGGGAGCGTTGGGACGCCGCTGAGAGGCCCCACAGGA
This region of Hippocampus zosterae strain Florida chromosome 17, ASM2543408v3, whole genome shotgun sequence genomic DNA includes:
- the hoatz gene encoding cilia- and flagella-associated protein HOATZ; amino-acid sequence: MSAPPEHTYDPDDNDALTVFSGSSPEDVSHARQLWNSLCMPTPFESRLVSADIPQRLPVSRPERSGHLEPRRIEPPNLNDAQQREEERKRYLAMAAQRKETLALLRRQREQRIQKELLSAAFKPKTPRDKAPKENTNELEMEKEMVSQLD